The genomic window GCACGCGGTCCGCGTGGACGTCGGCTCGGCGGCCGGCCGGCGATTCCTGCTGATGGTCGGATTCGGGTTCGACGGCGACGTCGTCACGAGGCACCACCGGGCCCGGACGGCCTCCGGCCGGGTCAAGCCCACGCACCGGGCCGCCTACGTCGAGCCGATCCTCCGCGCCAGCCTCTTCTACCGGTTCCACCCCATCACGGTCCGGATCCTGGACGAGGGGGCCGAGGAGGACCTGACGGGGACGACCGTCTTCATCTTCAACCTCCCGCGCTACGCGCTGGGCCTGCCGTTCGCCCCGCACGCGAGCCAGGACGACGGGCTCCTCGACCTGGTGATCTTCCGCGACCCCGGCCCGTTCAAGGCCCTGTATTACCTCTGGCGCGTCTTCCGGGGCACCCACCTGGCCCACCCCGGCGTCTTCCATCGCCGCGTCCGCCGGCTCCACATCAGCTCCGCGGAGACCATCCCCGTCCAGCTCGACGGCGACCCGGCCGGCTTCCTTTTCCCGTCCCCGGATGAGGCCCCGGACGCGACCGGCCCGACCGAGCCGGGATGGACCGTCGAGGTGATCCCCGACGCCCTCGAGGTCCTGACCGCCGCCCCCCAGGCGGCCTCGCCTCGGAAGCTCGTCCTCCCGCTCGCCCGCGGGCGCTTCGCACGGTAAGGGGCGACCTGGCACCCGAGGCCCTAGAGGACCGAGGCCGGTCCCTGGGCCGGGCCGGTCCCGCGGCATCGCCTGCGGCTCTGCCGCAACCACCCGGAGCGGGGACTCGGCGGCTGCCCCCCCCCTGGTGCGCGGCCCGGCCCGGGATGGCAGGCGCTGGCACGAGCCTCGGGTGGCTCTGGCGGGGCGGGGCGACTCCACGGTCGGGCCGGCCGTGGCCGGGGGCGGCCCCGCGCCGAGGCCGCGCCAGTTCCACTCCCCATCGTGCGGCTTGCCGGCTAGAATCCCCGTCCGTCCCCGGGGCACGAGGCCTCGCGCGGGGAAGCCGTCGCAGGGAAAGGAGCCTGGCGTGGTCGATTCGATCCCCAATCCCGTCGCCATCGGGGAAGTCCGGATTGGCAAGGGGCGGCCGCTGGCCCTCATCGCCGGCCCCTGCGTGATGGAGCCGAACGACCTGACGATGCGGATCGCCGTGCGGCTCCGGGAGATCTGCGGGCGGCTGGGCGTGCCGCTGATCTTCAAGGCCTCGTACGACAAGGCCAACCGGACCTCGGTGAGCAGCTACCGCGGCCCGGGGCTGGCCGGGGGCATGGAGGTCTTCCGCCGCGTGAAGGCCGAGACCGGCCTGCCCGTCACGACCGATGTCCATGAGACGCAACAGGCTGCGCCGATCGCCGAGGTCGTGGACCTGCTCCAGGTGCCGGCGTTCCTCGCCCGCCAGACCGACCTGCTGGAGGCCGTCGCCGCGACCGGGCGGCCGGTGAACGTGAAGAAGGGGCAGTTCATGGCCCCCTGGGACATGGCCAACGTCGTGACCAAGCTGATCGCCTTCGGGGCCGCCGGGGCGATCCTCACGGAGCGCGGGACGACCTTCGGCTACGGCCGCCTGGTCAACGACTTCCGCGCGATCCCCCAGATGCAGGAGACCGGCGCCCCGGTCGTCTTCGACGCCACGCACTCGGTCCAGCTCCCCGGCGCGGGGGCCGGCGGGACGACGACGGCCGGCCAGCGAGAGATGATCCCCACGCTCGCCCGCGCCGCGGTCGCCGCCGGCTGCGACGCCCTCTTCGTGGAGGTCCACCCGGACCCCGACCGGGCCCTCTCCGACGGCCCGAACTCCTTGCGGCTGGACGACCTGGAGCCGCTGCTGGCGGTCTGCCTGCGGATCCGCGAGGCCGTCGGCGGGTGACCGCCCCGCGGGGCCCCGGGCCTCCCGGCGGGGCCGCGGGACGGTTCCACTCGAACCCTCCGGCCGGTCCCTGCGTACCATTTCTATCCACGCCCCGGCCGCTGTGACCTCGCTGCGCGCCGAGGAATCCCTCAGAATAGGACATCCCGAGCCGGGCGACGCCCAGCGACGACCGCGGGCGGCCGGCACGTCCCTGCGTCGCGACCCCGCGGCGGGTGGTTTCCCCCCCAGGAGCTTGCACCTTTGAATCGCCCGATCTGGCTCGGACTCGGATTCGCCCCGCTCGTCGCCCTCGCGGCGGTCGCGACAGGCTGCGATTATTCCTCCAGGGAGCCGGACGTGGTCTCGCCCGGCACGTTCAGCCCCGGCCGCGGGCCAATGCCGGGCACCGGGCGCAACACGGCGGCGGCCAGCCCCCGCGAGGCGGCCGACCGCGCGGCGATCCTCGACAGCTCCATCGAGCTGATCCGGAACTCGGTCCTCCACCCGGGCGGCGACAACTTCGGCCGGGCCACGCAGCAGCTCAACCAGTACTTCGAGGGCACGCCGGGGCCCAGCTATCGGCTCGAGTCCGACGCCCGCGACTTCCTCGCGGAGCAGCTCCCGCCGGAGATGCTCCGCGACCTGGAGTCCCCGATGTGGAGCCCCCGGGGCGACGCCCGCCACCTGGAGGACTGCATGCTCTATTCGAGCGTCGCCGGCCGGATCGGCGGCACGGGCGACGACCTCGAGCGGGCCCGCCGCGTCTTCGACTGGATGGTCGAGCAGGTGCAGCTCGTGCCGGCCGGGTGGCTCGGCTCCCGGCAGCTCCCGCAGGTCCCGGCGCGGCCCTACGACGTGCTGCTGCGGGGCATGGCGACCGAGTCGGAGGGCTTCTGGTCGGAGCGGGCCTGGCTGTTCATGGAGCTCTGCCGCCAGCTCAACATCGACGTCGGCCTGCTCACCTACACCCGCGGCAACGTCCTGAAGCCGCGGATCCAGGCCGGCCCCGGCGCCGACCAGGCGGACTCGCAGCAGGTCATCCCGTGGGTCTGCGCCGCGCTCGTCGACGACAAGGCGTACCTCTTCGACGCCCGGCTCGGGATGGCGATCCCGGGGCCCGGCGGGCGCGGCGTCGCCACCCTGGCGGACGCCCTGGCGGACCCCTCGATCCTGGAGCGCATGGACCTCCCCGGCCAGCACTCCTACGGCACCAGCCGGGCCTCGCTGATCTCCAGCCCGACGAAGATCGGCGTGCTCATGGATTCCAGCCAGGGGTTCTTCTCCCCCAAGATGAAGCTCCTGCAGGGCGAGCTCGTCGGCAAGAACCGGACGGTCCTGTACCGCAACCCGGCCCAGCAGCGCGACCACTTCGCCAAGGTCCTGGGCGACCGGCTCGGCGAGGTGAGGCTGTGGTCCACCCCCTTGCAGGTCGAGCAGGAGCTCTTCCGGAACCCCCAGTTCGTCGACTCCACGAAGCAGTCGCTGACGTTCTTCTCGTCCGACTACCCGCTGATCTACGCGCGGATCAAGCAGCTCCGCGGCGACCTGGAGGGCGCCCTCGGCGAGTACATCT from Aquisphaera giovannonii includes these protein-coding regions:
- a CDS encoding diacylglycerol/lipid kinase family protein; translated protein: MEPPPEGQSKPPGEPLADGWVGVIANRASGRGAGQALVRRLCRELAARGYETEVAWTVEERLALVERADRASGCRCLVAVGGDGTVSALVNERPRVPITVLPCGTENLASQHFRLRRNPAWLAREIAAGHAVRVDVGSAAGRRFLLMVGFGFDGDVVTRHHRARTASGRVKPTHRAAYVEPILRASLFYRFHPITVRILDEGAEEDLTGTTVFIFNLPRYALGLPFAPHASQDDGLLDLVIFRDPGPFKALYYLWRVFRGTHLAHPGVFHRRVRRLHISSAETIPVQLDGDPAGFLFPSPDEAPDATGPTEPGWTVEVIPDALEVLTAAPQAASPRKLVLPLARGRFAR
- the kdsA gene encoding 3-deoxy-8-phosphooctulonate synthase → MVDSIPNPVAIGEVRIGKGRPLALIAGPCVMEPNDLTMRIAVRLREICGRLGVPLIFKASYDKANRTSVSSYRGPGLAGGMEVFRRVKAETGLPVTTDVHETQQAAPIAEVVDLLQVPAFLARQTDLLEAVAATGRPVNVKKGQFMAPWDMANVVTKLIAFGAAGAILTERGTTFGYGRLVNDFRAIPQMQETGAPVVFDATHSVQLPGAGAGGTTTAGQREMIPTLARAAVAAGCDALFVEVHPDPDRALSDGPNSLRLDDLEPLLAVCLRIREAVGG